The proteins below are encoded in one region of Sporosarcina sp. FSL K6-1508:
- the icmF gene encoding fused isobutyryl-CoA mutase/GTPase IcmF, protein MATVEIYKPKHHIRFVTASSLFDGHDASINIMRRIMQASGAEVIHLGHNRSVEEVVNAAIQEDVQAIAMSSYQGGHVEYFKYMYDLLQEKGAPHIRIYAGGGGVIIPKEIKELHDYGITWIFSPEDGRKMGLQGMINRMMEQCDYLTATDNEMETLEKVTADQPEVLANVITYVEEMYGKDDAQATAVVEKARTLSKNTPVLGITGTGGAGKSSLTDELIRRFLHELPEKRVAILSIDPTKQKTGGALLGDRIRMNAIFNKRVFMRSLATRGSRSELSGAIRDVIDIVKTAGFDLIVVETSGIGQGDAEITEVSDASMYVMTSEFGAPTQLEKIDMIDFADLIVINKFERKGSEDALRQVQKQYQRSHLLWDKELGEMPVYGTIASQFNDKGTNSLFAALVSVLNEKCGLDWETSYGQFVKTQKQNVIIPNDRQQYLREISDTVRGYHKKSIVQEALARKLFQLEGAIQTVNEQAPDDALITSLQSLADGIKEELTPESKRILANWEKLKEAYAGDEFITKVRDKELRTALTTTSLSGLKIPKVALPKFKDYGEILRWVYKENVPGSYPYTAGVFPFKREGEDPKRQFAGEGTPERTNRRFHYLSKDDDAKRLSTAFDSVTLYGEDPDERPDIYGKVGESGVSICTLEDMKKLYEGFDLCAPATSVSMTINGPAPIILAMFMNTAIDQQVRINEEKLGRALTVEEFIEVKEGTLQSVRGTVQADILKEDQGQNTCIFSTEFALRMMGDIQQYFIDQKVRNYYSVSISGYHIAEAGANPISQLAFTLSNGFTYVEYYLSRGMNIDDFAPNLSFFFSNGLDPEYTVIGRVARRIWAVTMREKYGANDRSQKLKYHVQTSGRSLHAQEIDFNDIRTTLQALMALQDNCNSLHTNAYDEAITTPTEESVRRAMAIQMIITKEHGLSKNENPLQGAFIVDELTDLVEEMVLREFESLNDRGGVLGSMETQYQRGKIQEESMHYEMKKHSGELPIIGVNTYLNPNPPSSEDVDNMEIARATKEEKETQILNLRAFKSQHANQTEEALKKLKETAVSGGNIFAELMETVRVASLGQITNALYEVGGQYRRNM, encoded by the coding sequence ATGGCAACAGTTGAGATTTATAAACCGAAACACCATATTCGGTTCGTTACAGCGTCGAGTCTTTTTGATGGTCATGACGCTTCCATCAATATTATGCGCCGTATTATGCAAGCGAGCGGCGCAGAAGTAATTCACTTGGGGCATAACCGTTCTGTCGAAGAAGTCGTCAACGCGGCAATTCAGGAGGACGTCCAAGCAATTGCCATGTCTTCCTACCAAGGCGGGCATGTTGAGTACTTTAAATATATGTATGACCTTCTTCAGGAAAAAGGGGCACCGCATATCCGCATATACGCAGGCGGCGGCGGAGTCATCATCCCGAAAGAAATAAAAGAGTTGCATGACTACGGAATTACATGGATTTTCTCACCGGAGGATGGGCGTAAAATGGGCCTTCAAGGGATGATTAACCGGATGATGGAACAATGCGATTACCTCACAGCAACTGACAATGAAATGGAAACACTTGAAAAAGTGACGGCTGATCAGCCGGAAGTACTTGCGAATGTCATTACGTACGTGGAAGAAATGTATGGTAAGGACGATGCGCAAGCAACTGCAGTCGTTGAAAAAGCACGTACACTTTCTAAAAACACACCCGTTCTCGGAATTACAGGAACAGGCGGAGCGGGGAAAAGTTCGCTTACTGACGAATTAATTCGCAGATTCCTTCATGAGCTCCCTGAAAAAAGAGTGGCAATCCTATCAATTGACCCAACGAAACAAAAAACGGGCGGGGCATTACTGGGCGACCGTATCCGTATGAATGCCATCTTCAACAAACGTGTATTCATGCGAAGTCTGGCAACGCGGGGTTCTCGATCAGAACTTTCCGGAGCCATTAGAGACGTGATTGATATCGTGAAAACAGCCGGTTTCGACCTCATCGTTGTTGAAACAAGTGGAATTGGGCAAGGGGATGCAGAAATTACGGAAGTATCTGATGCTTCAATGTATGTCATGACAAGCGAATTCGGAGCGCCGACCCAACTTGAGAAGATTGACATGATTGATTTCGCAGACCTGATTGTTATCAATAAATTCGAACGTAAAGGTTCCGAAGATGCATTGCGCCAAGTGCAAAAACAGTATCAGCGCAGCCATCTCCTATGGGATAAAGAACTTGGTGAGATGCCGGTATATGGAACAATCGCAAGCCAGTTCAACGACAAAGGAACGAATTCGCTCTTTGCAGCACTCGTTTCCGTATTGAACGAGAAATGCGGCCTCGACTGGGAAACGTCTTACGGACAGTTCGTCAAAACACAAAAACAAAACGTCATCATCCCGAACGACCGTCAGCAATACTTGCGTGAAATCTCAGACACGGTCCGTGGCTACCATAAAAAATCCATTGTCCAGGAAGCCCTTGCGCGCAAATTATTCCAGCTTGAAGGGGCCATTCAGACGGTCAACGAACAAGCACCGGACGATGCACTTATCACTTCACTGCAATCTCTTGCGGATGGCATTAAAGAAGAATTGACACCAGAATCAAAACGTATTCTTGCAAACTGGGAGAAGTTGAAAGAAGCTTATGCGGGTGATGAATTCATCACAAAAGTTCGCGATAAAGAACTGCGCACCGCTTTGACCACTACTAGTCTTTCAGGATTGAAAATCCCGAAAGTCGCGTTGCCGAAATTCAAAGATTACGGAGAAATTCTTCGCTGGGTTTATAAAGAAAACGTCCCGGGATCCTATCCATATACAGCTGGCGTATTCCCATTCAAACGCGAAGGCGAAGATCCAAAACGACAATTTGCCGGAGAAGGAACGCCGGAACGAACAAATCGCCGATTCCATTATCTATCGAAAGATGACGATGCGAAACGCCTATCAACAGCATTTGACTCAGTAACATTATATGGAGAAGATCCAGATGAACGCCCAGATATTTACGGAAAAGTCGGGGAATCCGGCGTCAGCATCTGTACACTGGAAGACATGAAAAAGCTTTATGAAGGTTTCGACCTGTGTGCACCGGCAACGTCTGTTTCCATGACGATTAACGGTCCGGCTCCGATTATACTTGCGATGTTCATGAATACCGCGATCGATCAGCAAGTACGCATCAATGAGGAAAAACTTGGTCGCGCTTTGACGGTTGAAGAATTCATCGAAGTTAAAGAAGGAACGCTTCAATCAGTCCGCGGCACAGTGCAAGCAGATATCCTTAAAGAAGACCAAGGACAGAATACATGCATCTTCTCGACGGAATTCGCACTGCGTATGATGGGGGATATCCAGCAATACTTCATCGACCAAAAAGTACGTAATTATTACTCTGTGTCGATTTCGGGTTATCATATCGCGGAAGCAGGCGCAAACCCGATTTCACAACTGGCATTCACTCTGTCAAACGGTTTCACATATGTAGAATATTACTTGAGCCGTGGGATGAATATCGATGATTTCGCTCCGAACTTATCATTCTTCTTCTCGAACGGGCTTGATCCGGAATATACGGTTATCGGCCGGGTGGCGCGCCGCATTTGGGCAGTCACAATGCGTGAGAAATACGGCGCCAACGATCGTAGCCAAAAGCTGAAGTACCATGTCCAAACATCAGGACGCAGCTTGCACGCACAAGAAATTGATTTCAACGATATCCGCACAACGTTGCAGGCGCTTATGGCATTGCAAGATAACTGTAACTCGCTTCATACGAATGCCTACGACGAAGCAATTACAACACCGACGGAAGAATCAGTCCGCCGCGCGATGGCCATCCAAATGATTATTACGAAAGAACATGGCTTGTCAAAAAATGAAAATCCACTTCAAGGAGCATTCATTGTCGACGAATTAACGGACCTCGTCGAAGAAATGGTCTTGCGAGAGTTCGAAAGCCTAAACGACCGCGGCGGCGTACTCGGCTCAATGGAAACACAGTACCAACGCGGTAAAATCCAAGAAGAATCGATGCACTATGAAATGAAAAAACATTCAGGCGAGTTGCCGATCATTGGCGTGAACACGTACCTGAATCCAAATCCGCCATCTTCAGAAGACGTCGATAACATGGAAATCGCGCGTGCAACAAAAGAAGAGAAAGAAACACAAATTCTCAACCTGCGTGCATTCAAAAGTCAACATGCCAATCAAACCGAAGAAGCTCTAAAGAAACTAAAAGAAACAGCAGTATCAGGCGGCAACATTTTCGCTGAACTAATGGAAACTGTAAGAGTAGCAAGCCTCGGACAAATCACCAACGCCTTGTATGAAGTAGGCGGACAATACCGCAGGAATATGTAA
- a CDS encoding TetR/AcrR family transcriptional regulator, which produces MVTKREVKSSVKDENLIEKRREQMIRGAVNLFKEKGFHRATTREIAKAAGFSIGTLYEYIRTKEDVLYLVCDSIYNEVHDRLSALPIQEGTVDGLRVAINQYYHLIDDMSDEFLVMYQESKSLPKDALQYVLKKEMEMVALFENLLEMCAKSGELRISEDEVGIAAHHIVVQGQMWAFRRWALHRSYTIETYIRVQTDQLFKGVIG; this is translated from the coding sequence ATAGTGACGAAACGAGAAGTGAAATCGTCTGTCAAAGATGAAAACCTGATTGAAAAACGGCGTGAACAGATGATCCGGGGCGCGGTGAACCTTTTTAAAGAGAAAGGGTTCCACCGGGCAACCACCCGTGAAATTGCGAAAGCAGCGGGCTTCAGCATCGGAACGCTTTATGAATATATTCGTACAAAGGAAGATGTGCTTTATCTCGTCTGTGACAGTATTTATAACGAAGTGCATGACCGTCTTTCCGCCCTGCCTATCCAAGAAGGGACAGTGGATGGACTGCGAGTGGCCATTAATCAGTATTATCATTTGATTGACGATATGTCGGACGAATTTCTGGTCATGTACCAAGAATCAAAATCGCTACCAAAAGATGCATTGCAATACGTGTTGAAAAAAGAAATGGAAATGGTCGCTTTGTTTGAAAATCTTTTAGAAATGTGTGCAAAGTCGGGGGAACTGCGCATTTCAGAAGATGAAGTCGGCATCGCAGCACATCATATCGTCGTTCAAGGGCAGATGTGGGCATTTCGCAGATGGGCATTGCATAGAAGTTATACGATAGAAACCTATATACGTGTTCAAACAGACCAACTTTTTAAAGGGGTAATTGGGTAA
- a CDS encoding acyl-CoA dehydrogenase — protein sequence MNFKLSEEHEMIRKMVRDFAENEVAPTAAERDEEERFDMEIFKKMAELGLTGIPWPEEYGGIGSDFLAYCIAVEELSRVCASTGVTLSAHTSLAGWPVFNYGTEEQKQQYLRPMAEGTKMGAYGLTEPSSGSDAGGMRTTAKLDGDDYVLNGSKIFITNGGIADIYIVFAVTDPESKHKGTSAFIVEKDFLGFSVGKKERKLGIRSSPTTEIMFDNCRVPKENLLGEEGQGFIIAMKTLDGGRNGIAAQAVGIAQGALDASVDYAKERVQFGKPIAANQGIGFKLADMATATEASRLLTYQAAWLESNNLPYGKASAMAKLMAGDTAMRVTTDAVQVFGGYGYTKDYPVERFMRDAKITQIYEGTQEIQRLVISRMLTK from the coding sequence ATGAACTTTAAACTATCCGAAGAACACGAAATGATCCGTAAAATGGTACGCGACTTTGCAGAAAATGAAGTCGCACCAACAGCAGCGGAACGCGATGAAGAAGAACGCTTCGACATGGAAATCTTCAAGAAAATGGCGGAACTTGGCCTGACGGGTATTCCTTGGCCGGAAGAGTACGGCGGCATCGGCAGTGACTTCCTCGCTTACTGTATCGCTGTAGAAGAACTGTCACGCGTCTGCGCGTCGACAGGTGTCACGCTTTCTGCGCACACCTCTTTAGCGGGCTGGCCGGTATTCAACTATGGAACGGAAGAGCAGAAACAGCAATACCTTCGTCCAATGGCGGAGGGAACGAAAATGGGTGCGTATGGTCTAACGGAGCCAAGTTCTGGCTCTGATGCAGGCGGCATGCGCACAACAGCAAAACTGGACGGGGACGACTACGTCTTGAACGGTTCCAAGATTTTCATTACAAACGGCGGCATTGCTGATATTTACATCGTCTTCGCGGTCACTGATCCAGAGTCAAAACATAAAGGAACAAGTGCATTCATCGTAGAAAAAGACTTCCTAGGTTTCTCAGTCGGGAAAAAAGAGCGCAAACTAGGCATTCGTTCGTCGCCTACAACTGAAATCATGTTCGACAACTGCCGTGTACCAAAAGAAAATCTACTTGGCGAAGAAGGGCAAGGATTCATCATCGCAATGAAAACACTCGATGGAGGCCGTAATGGAATTGCTGCACAAGCGGTCGGGATTGCGCAAGGAGCACTTGACGCATCCGTCGACTATGCGAAAGAGCGCGTTCAGTTCGGTAAACCGATCGCTGCAAATCAAGGAATCGGCTTCAAACTGGCAGATATGGCGACAGCTACAGAGGCTTCAAGATTGTTGACGTATCAGGCGGCTTGGCTTGAGTCGAACAACTTGCCGTATGGTAAAGCGTCTGCAATGGCTAAGTTAATGGCTGGAGATACAGCAATGAGAGTAACGACAGATGCAGTCCAAGTATTCGGCGGCTACGGATATACAAAAGACTATCCGGTTGAGCGCTTTATGCGTGATGCAAAAATTACGCAGATATACGAAGGGACACAAGAAATTCAACGTCTCGTCATCTCCCGAATGCTGACGAAATAA
- a CDS encoding acyl-CoA dehydrogenase yields the protein MDLTFTEEQQMMRDMVQNFAKTEIEPFIPRMEAGEFPREILKKMGGLGLMGITVPEEYGGAGMDFISYISAIHELSKVSAVVGVILSVHTSVGTNPIMYFGNESQKNRYLPKLASGEYLGAFCLTEASSGSDAGSLKTRAVKKDDHYVLNGSKMFITNGGEADVYIVFASTEPSKGTYGISAFIVDKDTPGLVIGKDERKMGLHGSRTVELSFDQMKVPAENLLGEENGGFKIAMANLDVGRIGIAAQALGIAEASLEAATGYAKDRVQFGKPIAAQQGVGFKLADMATAVEGAKLLVYRAAQLRAEGLPCGKEASMAKLFASKAAVDGSIEAVQVFGGYGYTEDYPVERYFRDAKVTEIYEGTSEIQRIVISKHLMK from the coding sequence ATGGATTTAACATTCACCGAAGAACAGCAGATGATGCGCGACATGGTACAGAATTTTGCGAAGACTGAAATCGAACCGTTCATTCCACGTATGGAAGCTGGGGAATTCCCACGTGAAATTTTAAAGAAAATGGGCGGGCTCGGTTTGATGGGCATTACTGTCCCAGAAGAATATGGTGGGGCGGGCATGGATTTCATCTCATATATTAGCGCCATCCATGAGCTGTCGAAAGTAAGCGCCGTTGTTGGTGTCATTCTTTCCGTTCATACATCAGTCGGTACAAACCCAATTATGTATTTCGGTAACGAGAGCCAAAAAAATCGTTACCTCCCGAAATTGGCAAGCGGCGAATACCTCGGTGCTTTCTGCCTGACAGAAGCATCATCTGGTTCTGACGCAGGCTCACTTAAAACACGTGCAGTCAAAAAAGATGATCATTATGTGCTTAACGGCTCTAAAATGTTTATTACCAACGGTGGCGAAGCGGATGTCTACATTGTATTCGCATCCACAGAACCCTCTAAAGGGACATACGGAATTTCGGCGTTCATCGTTGATAAAGACACACCTGGACTTGTAATCGGGAAAGATGAACGGAAAATGGGACTTCACGGCTCAAGAACAGTAGAGCTGTCGTTCGATCAAATGAAAGTACCGGCAGAAAATTTACTCGGTGAAGAAAACGGTGGATTCAAAATCGCAATGGCGAACCTTGACGTCGGTCGCATAGGCATCGCTGCTCAAGCACTCGGTATTGCAGAAGCTTCACTTGAAGCAGCAACAGGTTATGCAAAAGACCGTGTCCAGTTCGGCAAACCAATTGCTGCTCAGCAAGGCGTAGGATTTAAACTTGCGGATATGGCAACCGCGGTCGAAGGAGCAAAACTGCTCGTCTACCGCGCTGCACAACTCCGCGCAGAAGGTCTTCCTTGTGGAAAAGAAGCATCGATGGCCAAGCTGTTTGCTTCCAAAGCGGCAGTCGATGGGTCGATTGAAGCAGTCCAAGTATTCGGCGGCTACGGCTACACAGAAGATTACCCGGTCGAACGTTATTTCCGTGACGCAAAAGTAACGGAAATTTACGAAGGAACAAGCGAAATTCAGCGCATTGTGATTAGCAAACACCTCATGAAGTGA
- a CDS encoding 3-hydroxybutyryl-CoA dehydrogenase — protein MEIRKIMVIGAGQMGGGIAQVCAQAGFDVKLNDIKEESYTRGLAVITKNLSRNVEKGRMTEEEKSATLGRITKSLDLQDASDADIVIEAAVENMDVKKSIFAKLDEIAPQHAILASNTSSLPITEIAAATKRPEKVIGMHFMNPVPVMKLVEIIRGLATADEVYKAVEEMTVKLSKTPVEVNDFPGFVANRILMPMINEAIYTLYEGVATEHAIDEVMKLGMNHPMGPLQLADFIGLDTCLYIMETLHEGFGDSKYRPCPLLRKYVKAGWLGKKSGRGFYVYE, from the coding sequence ATGGAAATTAGAAAAATAATGGTCATCGGGGCGGGACAGATGGGCGGAGGCATTGCTCAAGTCTGTGCACAAGCCGGTTTTGACGTGAAACTGAATGATATAAAAGAAGAATCATATACTAGAGGGCTTGCGGTTATCACGAAGAACCTGTCCCGTAATGTCGAAAAAGGGCGCATGACGGAAGAGGAAAAATCCGCCACTCTCGGCCGCATAACGAAGTCACTCGATCTGCAAGATGCATCGGACGCTGATATTGTCATCGAAGCAGCTGTCGAAAATATGGACGTCAAAAAATCCATTTTTGCGAAGCTAGATGAAATTGCACCACAGCACGCAATTCTTGCATCCAATACATCTTCACTTCCTATTACGGAAATCGCAGCAGCGACAAAACGTCCTGAAAAAGTGATTGGCATGCACTTCATGAACCCGGTTCCGGTTATGAAACTTGTTGAAATCATTCGAGGACTTGCAACGGCTGACGAAGTATACAAAGCAGTCGAAGAGATGACGGTGAAGTTGTCTAAAACACCTGTTGAAGTGAATGACTTTCCAGGCTTTGTCGCAAACCGTATCCTGATGCCGATGATTAACGAAGCGATCTACACGCTTTATGAAGGTGTCGCAACAGAACATGCGATTGACGAAGTCATGAAACTCGGCATGAATCACCCAATGGGGCCGCTTCAACTCGCAGATTTCATTGGACTCGATACATGTCTATATATTATGGAAACGCTACACGAAGGATTTGGCGATTCGAAATACCGTCCATGTCCACTGCTTAGGAAATATGTAAAAGCAGGCTGGTTAGGGAAGAAGTCAGGCCGAGGATTCTACGTTTACGAATAA
- a CDS encoding acetyl-CoA C-acetyltransferase translates to MGRTVIVNGARTPFAKLGGALKTLTASDLGGIVINDALNRAGVKADEVDEVIIGTVLQAGQGQIPSRQAAIKGGLPWSVKTETVNKVCASGMRSVTLGDQLIRLGDEEVIVAGGMESMSNAPYYLPKGRFGLKMGDTELVDGMIYDGLSCSFSPDRVHMGTYGNSTAEEFSLTRAAQDEWSLRSHERALKAIDSGLFADEIVPVEIPQRKGDPVLVDTDEAPRRDTSLESLAKLRPAFGKDGTITAGNAPGVNDGACALVLMNEERALKEGKTPLAVIIGHAEVAIEPENFPQTPGLVINALLKKTGRNLEDIKLFEINEAFAAVALASSQIAGLDSEKVNVNGGAVALGHPIGASGARIILTLAHELKRQGGGIGIAAICSGGGQGDAIMIEVAKSE, encoded by the coding sequence ATGGGAAGAACGGTCATAGTAAATGGGGCACGCACACCTTTCGCAAAATTAGGTGGCGCGTTAAAAACACTGACAGCAAGCGATCTTGGCGGAATTGTCATCAATGATGCATTAAATCGTGCAGGCGTGAAAGCAGACGAAGTCGATGAAGTCATCATCGGAACAGTATTACAGGCGGGCCAAGGACAAATACCTTCCAGACAAGCAGCGATAAAAGGGGGACTTCCGTGGTCCGTGAAAACCGAAACTGTCAACAAAGTATGTGCATCGGGAATGCGCAGCGTCACACTTGGCGATCAGTTAATCCGTCTTGGAGATGAAGAAGTCATCGTTGCGGGCGGTATGGAATCCATGTCCAATGCGCCTTACTATTTACCAAAAGGCAGATTCGGATTAAAAATGGGCGACACAGAACTAGTAGACGGGATGATTTACGATGGACTGTCCTGTTCATTCTCACCCGACCGCGTTCATATGGGGACATATGGAAATTCGACGGCAGAAGAATTTTCACTGACGCGCGCTGCGCAGGACGAATGGTCGCTTCGTAGCCACGAACGTGCGCTCAAAGCAATTGACTCGGGATTGTTCGCAGATGAAATCGTCCCGGTCGAAATTCCGCAGCGTAAAGGGGATCCAGTATTAGTCGATACGGATGAAGCACCGCGCCGCGACACATCGCTCGAATCACTGGCGAAATTGCGACCGGCATTCGGCAAAGACGGCACAATAACGGCAGGAAACGCACCAGGCGTAAATGACGGAGCATGTGCACTTGTGTTGATGAATGAAGAGCGTGCGCTAAAAGAAGGAAAAACACCATTAGCAGTCATTATTGGTCACGCAGAAGTGGCTATTGAACCTGAAAATTTCCCGCAAACACCTGGGCTTGTCATTAACGCGCTGCTTAAAAAGACTGGTAGAAATCTAGAAGATATAAAACTGTTTGAAATTAATGAAGCATTTGCAGCAGTCGCTCTCGCTAGTTCACAAATTGCGGGATTGGATTCTGAAAAAGTGAATGTCAATGGCGGTGCAGTAGCACTTGGTCACCCGATCGGTGCCAGCGGAGCACGGATTATCCTAACATTGGCGCATGAACTGAAACGCCAAGGCGGTGGTATTGGCATCGCAGCAATCTGTTCGGGTGGAGGCCAAGGCGACGCAATTATGATAGAAGTAGCAAAATCGGAATGA